In the Malaya genurostris strain Urasoe2022 chromosome 1, Malgen_1.1, whole genome shotgun sequence genome, one interval contains:
- the LOC131433197 gene encoding zinc finger protein 521-like, translating to MELAVRGRKGTEIQLQEPIEPPSKLPSGNSLSYCRLCFSEVVFKRLTLPAMIDTWIDIIDSNIGVRLIAKDDAPFALCYGCCVSIQSVRQFRERCRVYDKALKESRRPKAVSITVTPILQPAGNTILGGVKTPFSSTQQNVLIMPTPATASQPTGSNLIQPSTPSNEVQNLTCQACNAVIPTQLEFQHHLRTNHPKIGGYIKCTKCNKKFRHYENLMRHMEKHTIQSDAFVCGSLPKKKRKRYVRRNPCSLCTQRFTTIALRNEHEVKVHKLMFECNICYARFATQDALDEHSRRRHLAGQPHMTEHMKKYSKVSKTFVCGTCEETFLDRQQYIKHQQDQHNVQPRANDEHQCLACQTVFLSEQTFLIHLDINHTGVEIFTVEDNDSNDDEDVETISDDNSQREASLHSTSVSSGTALDTVATNEISSSEMATVTDHVYQYYSQADGDNPNEDAGCSVDLEDDLLLDEIPPQSGFDLYGSAFRAA from the exons ATGGAGTTGGCTGTTCGGGGGAGAAAGGGTACTGAAATTCAACTGCAGGAACCTATTGAGCCACCTTCCAAATT ACCCTCAGGAAATTCACTATCGTATTGTCGACTGTGCTTTTCGGAAGTCGTATTCAAAAGGCTGACACTGCCAGCGATGATCGATACCTGGATAGACATCATCGACAGCAACATCGGCGTGCGGCTGATTGCCAAAGATGATGCTCCCTTTGCTTTGTGCTATGGTTGCTGCGTATCAATACAAAGTGTGCGCCAATTTCGAGAACGTTGTCGGGTGTACGATAAAGCACTGAAGGAATCTCGAAGACCGAAGGCAGTTTCAATCACTGTAACACCGATCCTCCAACCCGCTGGAAATACCATATTAGGTGGAGTAAAGACACCATTTTCAAGCACACAACAGAATGTGCTGATTATGCCAACACCAGCCACAGCGAGTCAGCCCACTGGGTCGAATCTCATACAACCCAGCACACCTTCGAACGAAGTACAGAATTTGACGTGCCAAGCATGCAATGCAGTAATACCCACTCAACTAGAATTCCAACATCATCTACGAACGAATCATCCGAAAATCGGTGGGTACATTAAATGTACTAAGTGTAATAAAAAATTTCGTCACTATGAGAATTTGATGCGACATATGGAGAAGCACACAATTCAATCAGATGCGTTTGTTTGCGGTTCCTTACCGAAGAAGAAACGGAAAAGATATGTCCGGCGGAATCCATGCAGTTTATGCACACAACGCTTCACTACCATAGCGTTGCGCAACGAGCATGAGGTCAAGGTTCATAAATTGATGTTCGAATGCAACATTTGCTATGCTCGATTCGCAACGCAAGATGCACTAGATGAGCATAGCAGAAGACGACATCTGGCAGGCCAGCCGCACATGACCGAGCacatgaaaaaatactcaaaagtGTCGAAAACGTTCGTCTGTGGGACCTGCGAGGAGACATTTCTTGATAGGCAACAGTATATCAAACACCAACAGGATCAGCACAATGTTCAACCGCGGGCAAACGATGAGCATCAATGTCTAGCGTGTCAAACTGTCTTCCTTTCCGAGCAGACATTTCTCATCCATCTGGATATTAATCACACGGGCGTAGAAATTTTCACCGTGGAAGACAACGACTCCAACGACGACGAAGACGTCGAAACTATATCCGATGATAACAGTCAGCGTGAAGCTTCCCTGCATTCTACGTCAGTTTCTTCTGGCACTGCACTCGATAccgttgcaacaaatgaaatatcATCGTCGGAAATGGCAACTGTTACGGATCATGTTTATCAGTACTACTCCCAAGCCGACGGCGATAATCCAAACGAAGATGCTGGATGCAGTGTGGACTTGGAAGACGATCTGCTCCTGGACGAAATCCCACCACAGTCCGGTTTCGATCTGTACGGTTCAGCGTTTCGTGCCGCATGA